A genomic window from Leptolyngbya sp. BL0902 includes:
- a CDS encoding L,D-transpeptidase, with product MAQPSRSALPLAATPEPVLPALSMPPLGLPEDHLPEAPQQGATHLVLRLGERRVYVYGGETVLDSYPVAIGAPATPTPVGEYQIFQMIVDPIWQSPWTGEIHEPGPNSALGLRWIGFLTLDNGIIGFHGTPTVSSIGQAASNGCVRLRNEDVVALFDQVHMGMSVIVTP from the coding sequence TTGGCACAGCCCTCGCGGTCGGCGTTGCCCCTCGCCGCTACTCCAGAGCCCGTGCTGCCAGCCCTCTCCATGCCCCCTCTGGGTCTTCCCGAAGACCACCTACCTGAGGCCCCTCAACAGGGGGCTACCCACCTGGTTCTGCGCCTGGGAGAACGGCGGGTGTATGTCTACGGCGGCGAGACGGTGCTCGACAGCTACCCCGTAGCCATCGGTGCCCCGGCCACCCCCACCCCCGTCGGGGAGTACCAAATCTTTCAGATGATTGTCGATCCCATTTGGCAAAGCCCTTGGACGGGGGAAATCCATGAACCTGGCCCCAACAGTGCCCTGGGGCTGCGCTGGATTGGCTTTTTGACCCTAGACAACGGCATTATTGGCTTCCACGGCACCCCTACGGTGTCCTCCATCGGGCAGGCGGCTTCCAACGGCTGTGTTCGCCTGCGCAACGAAGATGTGGTGGCGCTATTTGACCAGGTTCACATGGGAATGAGCGTGATCGTCACCCCCTAG
- a CDS encoding fasciclin domain-containing protein: MTYPTMHKLLSALFSVAGLGVFTITPVLANELMPASATDSPVAAEAVADQLAQAGDTIVDIAAGNSAFSTLVTAVQAADLVDVLSGEGPFTVFAPTNDAFAALPTEVLEALLLPENQDLLTDVLAYHVVPDIVTSDSLVSPGEIETLNGPVRVRSSADEVIVNDANVVLADVEASNGIIHAIDTVLIPAGLVDALTARMAEAEMAEVSETPVVEEAVVTPAPTPTTAPATTAPTVSEPVQGLW, encoded by the coding sequence ATGACCTACCCCACGATGCACAAGCTTCTCTCTGCCCTGTTCAGCGTGGCTGGCCTTGGTGTGTTCACGATCACTCCAGTCCTGGCTAACGAGTTGATGCCCGCCTCAGCTACCGATAGCCCCGTGGCCGCCGAGGCAGTCGCCGACCAGTTGGCCCAGGCTGGCGACACCATCGTGGATATCGCCGCTGGCAATAGCGCCTTCAGCACCCTAGTGACCGCCGTTCAAGCAGCGGATTTGGTCGATGTGCTGTCTGGGGAAGGCCCCTTCACCGTCTTTGCTCCCACCAACGACGCCTTTGCCGCCCTGCCCACCGAGGTGTTAGAAGCTCTGTTGCTGCCCGAAAACCAAGATCTGCTGACGGATGTGCTGGCCTACCACGTGGTGCCCGACATTGTCACCTCCGACAGCCTAGTTAGCCCCGGCGAGATTGAAACCCTCAACGGCCCCGTGCGCGTGCGCTCTAGCGCTGATGAAGTCATCGTCAACGATGCCAACGTGGTGCTGGCGGATGTGGAGGCTAGCAATGGCATCATCCATGCCATCGATACCGTGCTGATCCCGGCGGGTTTGGTCGATGCTCTGACGGCTCGCATGGCAGAAGCGGAGATGGCGGAAGTGTCCGAAACCCCTGTTGTGGAAGAAGCCGTTGTGACCCCAGCCCCCACGCCGACCACGGCTCCGGCCACCACCGCCCCCACCGTTTCTGAGCCCGTCCAAGGGCTTTGGTAG